The following proteins are encoded in a genomic region of Pseudomonas sp. Os17:
- the cobM gene encoding precorrin-4 C(11)-methyltransferase, whose protein sequence is MTVYFIGAGPGDPELITVKGQRLIHRCPVIIYAGSLVPAAVLEGHSADRVINSAELHLEQIIEAIRHAHDQGQDVARVHSGDPSLYGAIGEQIRCLRELGIPYEIVPGVTATAACAALLGAELTLPDVSQSVILTRYADKTAMPAGEDFASLAAHGATMAIHLGVNHLEKIVTELLPHYGADCPIAVVHRATWPDQDWVLGTLTDIAEKVAAKGFRRTALILVGRVLATDVFSESSLYRAGHAHLYRP, encoded by the coding sequence ATGACTGTCTATTTCATCGGTGCCGGCCCCGGCGACCCGGAGCTGATTACCGTCAAGGGCCAGCGCCTGATCCATCGCTGCCCGGTGATCATCTACGCCGGCTCGCTGGTGCCCGCGGCCGTCCTCGAAGGTCACAGCGCGGACCGGGTGATCAACAGTGCCGAACTGCACCTGGAACAGATCATCGAGGCCATCAGGCACGCGCACGACCAGGGCCAGGATGTGGCCCGGGTGCATTCCGGCGACCCGAGCCTGTACGGCGCCATCGGCGAACAGATTCGCTGCCTGCGGGAGCTGGGCATTCCCTACGAGATCGTCCCCGGCGTCACCGCCACTGCCGCCTGCGCCGCCTTGCTGGGGGCCGAATTGACCCTGCCGGATGTGTCCCAGAGCGTGATCCTGACCCGCTATGCGGACAAGACCGCCATGCCCGCCGGTGAAGACTTCGCCAGCCTCGCGGCCCATGGCGCCACCATGGCGATTCACCTGGGGGTCAACCACCTGGAGAAGATAGTCACCGAGCTGCTGCCCCATTACGGCGCCGACTGCCCGATTGCCGTGGTACACCGGGCCACCTGGCCGGACCAGGACTGGGTCCTGGGCACCCTGACGGACATTGCCGAGAAGGTTGCGGCCAAGGGCTTCCGGCGCACGGCGCTGATTCTGGTGGGCCGGGTGCTGGCCACGGACGTGTTCAGCGAGTCATCGCTGTACCGCGCCGGACACGCGCATCTCTATCGCCCCTGA
- the nfuA gene encoding Fe-S biogenesis protein NfuA: MSAITITDAAHDYLADLLSKQNTPGIGIRIFITQPGTQYAETCIAYCKPGEEKPEDKALGLKSFTAYIDAFSEGFLDDAVVDYATDRMGGQLTIKAPNAKVPMVNADSPINERINYYLQTEINPGLASHGGQVSLIDVVDDGIAVLQFGGGCQGCGQADVTLKEGIERTLLERIPELKGVRDVTDHTQKENAYY; this comes from the coding sequence ATGAGCGCCATAACCATTACCGACGCCGCCCACGATTATCTGGCTGATCTGCTGTCCAAGCAGAACACCCCGGGGATTGGCATCCGCATCTTCATCACCCAGCCAGGGACTCAGTACGCCGAGACCTGCATCGCCTATTGCAAGCCGGGCGAAGAGAAACCCGAAGACAAGGCCCTGGGCCTGAAAAGCTTCACCGCCTACATCGACGCCTTCAGCGAAGGCTTTCTCGATGACGCGGTGGTCGACTACGCCACCGACCGCATGGGTGGCCAGCTGACCATCAAGGCGCCCAACGCCAAGGTGCCGATGGTCAACGCCGACAGCCCGATCAACGAGCGCATCAACTACTACCTGCAAACCGAGATCAACCCGGGGCTGGCCAGTCACGGCGGCCAGGTCAGCCTGATCGACGTGGTGGACGACGGCATCGCCGTGCTGCAATTCGGTGGCGGTTGCCAGGGCTGCGGCCAGGCCGACGTGACCTTGAAGGAAGGCATCGAGCGCACCCTGCTCGAGCGCATCCCCGAGCTCAAGGGCGTACGTGATGTCACCGACCACACGCAGAAAGAAAACGCCTACTACTAA